In Trichocoleus desertorum NBK24, the following are encoded in one genomic region:
- the trmB gene encoding tRNA (guanosine(46)-N7)-methyltransferase TrmB — protein MSLVRVREHVNPLSRKYQSPVKPPDWSQVYADLTQPLHLDIGCARGRFVLSMAQTEPSWNFLGLEIRATLVDQANQERDELNLTNLHYLFCNANTSARSLLHSLPKGILQRVTIQFPDPWFKRRHQKRRVVQPELVRELASYLVPGGVVFLQSDIQEVAVEMCDRFEEHSAFQRQREGWLSENPLSVPTERECMTLERGEPVYRALFVRA, from the coding sequence TTGTCACTGGTTCGAGTTCGAGAACACGTTAATCCGCTGAGTCGCAAATATCAAAGTCCAGTCAAACCACCGGACTGGAGTCAAGTGTATGCAGATTTAACCCAGCCACTGCATTTGGATATTGGCTGTGCGAGGGGGCGCTTTGTGCTGAGTATGGCGCAAACGGAACCGAGTTGGAATTTTTTAGGTTTAGAAATTCGAGCTACTTTGGTGGATCAAGCCAACCAAGAGCGGGATGAGCTGAATTTAACCAATTTGCACTACTTGTTTTGTAATGCGAATACTTCGGCGCGATCGCTGTTGCACTCGTTACCTAAGGGGATTTTGCAGCGGGTAACGATCCAGTTTCCTGATCCTTGGTTTAAGCGCCGCCACCAGAAGCGACGGGTGGTGCAGCCAGAGTTGGTGCGGGAGTTGGCGAGTTATTTGGTGCCTGGTGGGGTGGTGTTTTTGCAATCGGATATTCAGGAAGTGGCTGTGGAGATGTGCGATCGCTTTGAGGAGCATTCAGCGTTTCAGCGGCAGAGGGAAGGTTGGCTGAGTGAAAATCCTTTGTCTGTGCCGACGGAGCGGGAATGTATGACGTTGGAACGGGGGGAACCTGTTTATCGGGCTTTGTTTGTGCGTGCTTAA
- a CDS encoding RNA-guided endonuclease TnpB family protein, with amino-acid sequence MERAFKYRFYPTPEQETLLRRTLGCVRLVYNRALTARTEAWYQRQERISYSQSSAMLTEWKQEEELSFLNEVSSVPLQQGLRHLQTAFSNFWGGRAQYPNFKKKRNGGSAEFTKSAFKFREGRVYLAKCSEPLPIRWSRTLPKGAEPSTITVKLEPSGRWGVSLLVNDETIQPLPQVDKAIGIDAGITSLITTSDGEKVANPKHFDKLYQKLKRAQKRLSRKQKGSRNRDKARLKVARVHAQIRDARQDFLHKLTTRLVRENQTIVAESLAVKNMVKNRKLARAISDAGWGELTRQLAYKANWYERTFIQLERWFPGSKTCSACGHKVDSLPLNIRKWDCPQCEAHHDRDVNAAKNHLAAGLAVLVCGATVRPEESKSRKAGAMKQKPKL; translated from the coding sequence ATGGAAAGAGCTTTTAAGTACCGCTTCTATCCCACCCCTGAGCAAGAAACCTTGCTGCGGAGAACCCTGGGCTGCGTGAGGCTGGTTTACAACCGTGCTCTTACCGCTAGAACGGAAGCTTGGTATCAGCGACAGGAACGAATTAGCTACAGCCAGTCCTCTGCCATGCTGACTGAGTGGAAGCAGGAAGAAGAGTTGTCTTTCCTGAATGAAGTCAGCTCGGTTCCTCTGCAACAGGGACTGCGGCATCTGCAAACTGCATTCAGCAACTTCTGGGGCGGCAGAGCGCAGTATCCTAACTTCAAAAAGAAGCGCAATGGTGGGAGTGCTGAGTTCACCAAATCGGCGTTCAAGTTCAGAGAGGGTCGGGTCTATCTGGCTAAGTGCTCTGAACCGTTGCCGATTCGCTGGAGCCGCACTCTGCCTAAAGGGGCTGAGCCATCCACAATCACCGTCAAGCTGGAACCATCTGGGCGTTGGGGTGTTTCGTTGTTGGTGAATGACGAGACGATTCAGCCCTTGCCCCAGGTGGATAAAGCCATTGGGATTGATGCGGGCATCACCAGCTTGATCACCACTAGCGACGGTGAAAAGGTGGCTAACCCTAAGCACTTTGACAAGCTCTACCAGAAGTTGAAACGCGCTCAGAAAAGACTGAGTCGCAAGCAGAAAGGCTCTCGCAATCGAGACAAGGCACGGCTCAAAGTCGCTCGTGTTCATGCTCAGATTCGAGATGCGCGTCAAGATTTTCTGCACAAATTGACCACGCGATTGGTGAGAGAAAACCAAACCATCGTCGCGGAGTCGCTGGCCGTGAAAAACATGGTCAAGAATCGGAAGTTGGCGAGAGCGATTTCTGATGCTGGGTGGGGTGAGTTGACTCGTCAGTTGGCTTACAAGGCCAATTGGTACGAGCGTACCTTCATTCAGCTTGAGCGTTGGTTCCCTGGTTCTAAAACCTGCTCGGCGTGTGGGCATAAAGTAGATTCGCTTCCTCTAAATATTCGTAAGTGGGATTGCCCTCAATGTGAGGCTCACCACGACCGGGATGTGAATGCAGCGAAGAACCATTTAGCCGCTGGGCTAGCGGTGTTAGTCTGTGGAGCGACTGTAAGACCCGAAGAGAGTAAATCTCGGAAGGCAGGTGCAATGAAACAGAAACCTAAATTGTGA
- a CDS encoding metallophosphoesterase — translation MSLQFRFAIVSDLHIALPHTIWEHPNRFHLVEVSIPALELILEHLEQLNLDFLLIPGDLTQHGEPENHTWLAERLAQLPFPTYVVPGNHDFPNAIANDASISWADFPTYYHKFGYEDTSQMYYTCKPLPGVRLIGLNSNQFDAQGKQLGRLDEPQLSWLRQVLSKVKAQELVMVMVHHNVVEHLPRQSQHPLGRRYMLENAPALLQILQDAGVQLIFTGHLHVQDIAQHQGIYEITTGSLVSYPHPYRVLQFHSDRQGRQWLQVESHRVDAVPDWPQLQQASRRWMGDRSHPFMLKLLTQPPLNLPPEAAEALLPSLRYFWADIADGDALFDFSHFPAAPQRYFESFSATDRQSRPAFIDNHSTLLLQSKLPQV, via the coding sequence ATGAGCCTTCAGTTCCGCTTTGCGATCGTTAGCGACTTGCACATTGCCCTACCCCACACTATTTGGGAGCATCCCAATCGATTTCATCTGGTTGAGGTCAGTATTCCCGCCCTTGAACTCATTTTGGAGCACCTAGAGCAGCTAAACCTCGACTTTTTGCTGATCCCTGGCGACCTTACCCAACATGGCGAACCCGAAAATCATACCTGGTTGGCAGAACGATTGGCTCAGCTCCCTTTTCCGACCTATGTGGTTCCCGGCAATCACGATTTCCCCAACGCGATCGCCAATGATGCTTCGATTAGTTGGGCAGATTTTCCCACTTATTACCACAAGTTCGGCTACGAAGATACTTCCCAGATGTACTACACCTGCAAACCCTTACCAGGAGTGCGCTTGATTGGGCTAAACTCCAACCAGTTTGATGCTCAAGGCAAACAACTAGGTCGCTTGGATGAACCGCAATTGAGCTGGTTGAGACAAGTCTTGAGCAAAGTTAAAGCGCAAGAGTTAGTGATGGTGATGGTGCATCACAATGTGGTAGAACACCTGCCTCGGCAATCGCAGCATCCGTTGGGCCGCCGCTACATGTTAGAAAACGCCCCAGCCCTACTGCAAATATTGCAAGACGCTGGAGTGCAACTGATATTTACCGGGCATCTGCATGTGCAAGATATCGCCCAACACCAAGGCATTTACGAGATCACGACGGGTTCTTTGGTCAGCTATCCTCACCCTTACCGAGTTTTGCAATTTCATAGCGATCGCCAGGGTAGACAATGGCTCCAGGTAGAATCTCATCGCGTCGATGCTGTCCCCGATTGGCCGCAACTGCAACAAGCTTCTCGCCGGTGGATGGGCGATCGCAGCCATCCCTTCATGCTAAAACTGCTGACTCAGCCGCCGCTAAATTTGCCGCCGGAAGCAGCCGAAGCGTTGCTACCAAGCCTGCGCTACTTCTGGGCCGACATTGCCGATGGGGATGCTTTGTTTGACTTCTCCCATTTTCCCGCAGCACCACAGCGTTATTTTGAAAGCTTCAGTGCCACCGATCGCCAGAGTCGCCCAGCCTTTATTGACAACCACAGCACCCTACTCCTCCAGAGCAAGCTACCCCAGGTCTGA
- a CDS encoding chemotaxis response regulator protein-glutamate methylesterase → MRIAIVNDMLLAVEALRRVVATVSEYEVAWVARTGTEAVTKAAQDTPDLILMDLLMPELDGVGATRQIMAQSPCAIVLVTATVSGHGAKVFEAMGYGALDAVNTPILGPQGQGASGTELLAKISMVAKLIGKSPARKSRWLDQAKPVSFAQPTPPLVVIGASTGGPQALRTILSHFPVNFPAAVVVIQHIDAQFAPGLTEWLNQQAAIPVKIAQPGQFLQAGTVCVASTNNHLVLQADLTLAYTPEPTQSTYRPSVDVFFNSVAAHWPRKGVAILLTGMGKDGALGLKSLHATGWHTIAQNRETCVVYGMPKAAVELGATKEVLPLPAIAPACLDQVIPRWARRA, encoded by the coding sequence ATGAGAATTGCCATTGTTAATGACATGCTGTTGGCCGTAGAAGCCCTCCGCCGTGTGGTGGCAACAGTTTCTGAATATGAAGTTGCTTGGGTGGCCCGCACAGGAACCGAAGCAGTAACTAAAGCGGCTCAAGATACCCCAGATTTGATCTTGATGGATTTGCTCATGCCAGAACTGGATGGGGTAGGAGCGACTCGTCAAATCATGGCTCAATCTCCCTGTGCGATCGTGCTAGTTACGGCAACGGTGAGCGGTCATGGTGCCAAGGTTTTTGAAGCAATGGGATATGGCGCTTTAGATGCGGTGAATACGCCCATTTTGGGGCCACAAGGACAAGGCGCGAGTGGCACTGAGCTGTTGGCTAAAATTTCGATGGTTGCCAAGCTGATTGGTAAATCTCCTGCCCGCAAGTCGCGATGGCTCGATCAAGCCAAGCCCGTCAGTTTTGCCCAGCCGACACCACCTTTAGTCGTGATTGGCGCTTCAACTGGGGGGCCACAGGCATTACGAACGATTCTGTCTCATTTTCCCGTCAACTTCCCCGCAGCGGTGGTTGTGATTCAGCATATAGATGCTCAATTTGCTCCCGGTTTAACGGAATGGCTCAATCAACAAGCTGCAATCCCCGTAAAAATTGCCCAGCCCGGACAATTTCTGCAAGCAGGGACTGTTTGTGTCGCCAGCACCAACAATCATTTGGTTCTACAGGCGGATCTGACCTTGGCCTATACACCAGAGCCAACTCAATCCACTTATCGCCCTTCTGTCGATGTGTTTTTCAATAGTGTGGCAGCTCACTGGCCTCGCAAAGGTGTGGCGATTCTGTTGACGGGGATGGGCAAAGATGGAGCATTGGGGCTGAAGTCTCTCCACGCCACTGGTTGGCATACGATCGCTCAGAATCGGGAGACTTGTGTGGTTTACGGGATGCCCAAAGCCGCTGTTGAATTGGGGGCTACTAAAGAAGTTCTCCCCCTGCCCGCGATCGCCCCTGCTTGTCTGGATCAAGTGATTCCTCGCTGGGCCAGACGTGCCTAA